Proteins encoded in a region of the Gemmatimonadota bacterium genome:
- a CDS encoding BamA/TamA family outer membrane protein — protein MVRPRSRTERPLHRRRRSVVQALLVTVAAAGCVRGAGAELFPTFVDLTGSEIDEVVFEGAEPFSADSLRALVGTRASRCALLGMPVCVGGLGRQRGYLNLETLRDDVGRLALFYRQNGFFGTTVRPMVLEIESPRTAPAGEAPSVRVTFRIARSDAVFVERLGLEGLAGVLDTARLRERLPLAEGDTFKLALFSASADTVQAQLRQRGHAFSEILRNFGVDTLRDRADAELLAIPGPIVRVDTVILVGAERLGRGTIIRQVGVRQGELLQVDRLSEAQRGLYNLEIVRFASVAMAPDSLQVTPADSTQASVLVQVAEGDVHLMDAGLGFGDVGCGRVDATWVSRSFLGGARRLAIGGSVSKLGLGDPLAFDFGRSVCNEFETDVLGNELDFGDELDYQLTADFTRPFFISARNQIALSGFVERVSEPQVFQRNARGGRLGLQRSFRSGDLGAIGVNAERASVEASRAVFCLTLSVCQDDVSVLLEPRWRNGFDVSWTRDRRDGPIDPRGGYQLRASTTWATPSLGSDLDFVQVGVGAATYAEVRPDWVVAVQARVSSFLGTATVTTDSANVEAAREDVLPPDERLFAGGATSVRGFGQNTLGPGVWIFQQEDVESGVATDTVFVPVGGTTSAIASLELRFPSPFLPDRVRLATFADAGTVTVGGLDELDSDWRITPGVGLRIRSPVGPIRMDLAFNPQASPQGPLFEIPEDGEPTRVQLLFEEEQTFFNRLQFHLAVGQAF, from the coding sequence ATGGTTCGACCTCGTTCGCGCACCGAGCGACCGCTACACCGCCGCCGGCGGAGCGTCGTGCAGGCGCTGCTGGTGACGGTCGCCGCTGCGGGCTGCGTTCGCGGCGCCGGGGCCGAGCTGTTTCCCACCTTCGTCGACCTCACGGGGAGCGAGATCGATGAGGTCGTGTTCGAGGGGGCGGAGCCCTTTTCGGCGGACTCTCTGCGGGCGCTCGTGGGCACGCGCGCGAGCCGGTGTGCGCTTCTCGGCATGCCCGTCTGCGTGGGGGGACTCGGCCGTCAGCGTGGCTATCTGAACCTCGAGACGCTGCGCGACGACGTGGGTCGACTCGCGCTGTTCTACCGGCAGAACGGCTTCTTCGGCACCACCGTCCGGCCCATGGTCCTGGAGATCGAGTCGCCTCGGACCGCGCCCGCTGGAGAGGCACCATCAGTGCGGGTCACCTTCCGTATCGCGCGCAGCGATGCTGTGTTCGTGGAGCGCCTGGGGCTGGAGGGTTTGGCCGGCGTTCTGGACACGGCTCGGCTCCGCGAGCGTCTGCCGCTGGCCGAGGGCGATACGTTCAAGCTGGCACTTTTCTCCGCCTCGGCGGACACCGTCCAGGCGCAGTTGCGCCAGCGCGGGCACGCGTTCTCCGAGATCCTGCGGAACTTCGGCGTCGATACGCTCAGGGACCGGGCCGACGCCGAGTTGCTCGCCATCCCGGGGCCCATCGTGCGCGTGGATACGGTGATCCTGGTCGGCGCCGAGCGGCTGGGCCGCGGCACGATTATCCGGCAGGTGGGGGTGCGCCAGGGTGAGCTGCTCCAGGTCGATAGGCTGTCGGAGGCTCAGCGCGGCCTCTACAACCTGGAGATCGTGCGCTTCGCGAGTGTCGCCATGGCACCCGATTCCCTGCAGGTCACTCCGGCCGACAGCACCCAGGCGTCCGTCCTGGTTCAAGTGGCCGAAGGCGACGTGCACCTGATGGACGCCGGCTTGGGGTTCGGCGACGTGGGCTGCGGCCGGGTGGACGCCACGTGGGTGAGCAGGTCCTTTCTGGGCGGGGCGCGGCGGCTGGCGATCGGCGGTAGCGTGTCGAAGCTGGGTCTGGGCGACCCCCTAGCGTTCGATTTCGGCAGAAGCGTGTGCAACGAGTTCGAGACGGACGTGCTGGGCAACGAGCTCGACTTCGGGGATGAGCTCGACTATCAGCTCACCGCGGACTTCACGCGCCCCTTCTTCATCAGCGCGCGCAATCAGATCGCGCTCAGCGGATTCGTCGAGCGCGTCAGCGAGCCGCAGGTATTCCAGCGCAACGCGCGCGGCGGCCGATTGGGGCTGCAGCGCAGCTTCCGCTCGGGAGACCTGGGGGCCATCGGCGTCAACGCGGAGCGGGCCTCGGTGGAGGCGTCGCGAGCGGTGTTCTGCCTCACGCTGAGCGTGTGCCAGGACGACGTCTCGGTGCTGCTGGAACCGCGCTGGCGCAACGGCTTCGACGTGAGTTGGACGCGTGACCGGCGCGACGGGCCCATCGACCCCCGCGGGGGCTACCAGCTGAGAGCGTCCACCACCTGGGCGACGCCGAGCCTGGGGTCGGATCTGGACTTCGTCCAGGTGGGCGTCGGCGCGGCCACGTATGCCGAGGTCCGCCCGGACTGGGTCGTGGCCGTTCAGGCCCGCGTATCGAGCTTTCTCGGCACGGCGACCGTGACCACCGACTCGGCCAACGTAGAGGCCGCGCGCGAGGACGTTCTGCCGCCGGACGAACGGCTGTTCGCGGGCGGGGCCACGAGCGTGCGCGGCTTCGGGCAGAACACCCTCGGCCCCGGCGTGTGGATATTCCAGCAGGAGGACGTGGAATCCGGGGTGGCGACGGACACGGTCTTCGTACCGGTCGGCGGCACGACCTCGGCGATAGCCAGCCTCGAGCTGCGCTTCCCTTCCCCGTTCCTGCCCGACCGGGTGCGCCTCGCGACCTTCGCCGACGCGGGCACGGTCACCGTCGGCGGGCTCGACGAGCTGGATTCCGATTGGCGCATCACGCCCGGGGTGGGCCTCCGTATTCGCAGCCCCGTCGGGCCCATCCGCATGGACCTGGCGTTCAACCCGCAGGCCTCGCCGCAGGGCCCGCTGTTCGAGATCCCCGAGGACGGCGAGCCGACCCGCGTGCAGCTACTGTTCGAGGAGGAGCAGACCTTCTTCAACAGGCTGCAGTTTCACCTCGCCGTGGGACAGGCGTTTTGA